In one Pseudomonas purpurea genomic region, the following are encoded:
- a CDS encoding DUF4123 domain-containing protein — MTISVLLERTDDLLEKIYRHLEDPNLSLLFDTTELALYADQSPLWLETPTHSAFLEAIRNEPVNWPGLIIESEADAQTLLTHLRHILLVRFGQGRKGVLRYSHPTTASYLFPVDDVQAGPTWMGPISCLTWYGGTWSDLALGGQRWISIDNPKALQWKAVENMTPVHLSAPYEQALQRQQKEHFLYQWWEKHDTTPYPQAEKYLQDGMSSGFAQAAELNEYLSLRAHHPSQDAPHVPPHGTSEDRLEQMRLHLERNQQDKESLT, encoded by the coding sequence GTGACGATTTCGGTACTGCTTGAACGCACAGATGACTTGCTCGAGAAGATTTACCGCCACTTGGAAGATCCCAACCTGAGCCTTTTATTCGACACAACCGAACTGGCCCTCTATGCAGATCAAAGTCCTCTGTGGTTGGAGACACCCACTCACTCGGCGTTCCTCGAAGCAATTCGCAACGAGCCGGTTAATTGGCCCGGGCTGATTATTGAGAGTGAGGCTGACGCACAAACGCTGCTCACTCATCTACGACACATATTGCTAGTGCGCTTTGGCCAGGGCCGCAAAGGTGTCCTGCGCTACTCCCATCCGACGACAGCCAGCTATCTCTTCCCGGTCGATGATGTCCAGGCCGGCCCGACGTGGATGGGACCGATAAGCTGTCTGACATGGTACGGCGGAACCTGGAGCGATCTGGCGCTGGGAGGTCAACGCTGGATCAGCATCGACAATCCCAAAGCATTGCAATGGAAGGCCGTCGAGAACATGACACCTGTTCACCTGAGCGCCCCCTATGAACAGGCATTGCAGCGCCAGCAAAAAGAACACTTCCTGTACCAGTGGTGGGAAAAACACGACACAACGCCCTACCCACAAGCCGAGAAATATCTGCAAGACGGGATGAGCAGCGGCTTTGCGCAAGCCGCAGAACTCAACGAATACCTGTCACTGCGAGCGCACCATCCAAGCCAGGATGCGCCCCATGTTCCCCCTCACGGCACCAGCGAAGATCGCCTGGAACAGATGCGATTGCATCTGGAACGAAACCAACAAGACAAGGAGTCCCTGACATGA
- the tssI gene encoding type VI secretion system tip protein TssI/VgrG, with amino-acid sequence MFAPANQTHFSLTIEGLENDLQVLAFKGREAISQPFQIEVELVSERPDLNLETLLHKPAFLQMSPDGSGIHGQIYRAAQGDSGKRLTRYAVTLRPQLSYLAHRINQRIFQNITVPKIIGQVLEEHGIQSNAYQFQLGAVYPERVYCVQYDESDLHFIQRLCEEEGIHYHFQHSATGHKLVFGDDQTVFPKLAPVAYQQDSGMVANDPVIKRFDLRLETRTSRTTRRDYDFEKPRLTLESAAPGDAKPDLEDYDYPGRFTDRERGKHLATRALERHRSDFQLAEGKSDQPLLVSGHFLALKQHPKAKWNDLWLLTEILHEGKQPQVLEESVTSDTTALKDDFHQGYRNRFQATPWDVPNRPPLNHPKPRILGSQSAVVTGPKGEEIHCDQYGRVKVQFHWDREGQADDKTSCWLRVSSAWAGAHYGGIAIPRIGMEVLVTFLEGDPDQPLVSGCLYHKENTVPYALPANKTRSTFKTLSSPGGGGYNELRIEDKKGQEQIFLHAQRDWDENIEHDQRIRVGNERHDTVEANSYSEFKVEEHHTVHTDRKVETQASDHLTVGVNQHIKLGTSQFIDAGQEIHLSSGLKVVLEAGSEMTLVGGGSFVKIDGGGVTLSGPVINMNSGGSAGNGTGAAPLLPGPLKQADADKPGALLQQRLRENVPIVELCQKPKGGTPMECPLTDCPCRKALLAGAKA; translated from the coding sequence ATGTTCGCTCCGGCCAATCAGACTCACTTCAGCCTGACCATCGAAGGTCTGGAGAACGATCTCCAGGTGCTCGCCTTCAAAGGCCGGGAAGCCATCAGCCAGCCGTTTCAGATCGAGGTCGAACTGGTCAGCGAACGACCGGACCTGAACCTCGAAACCCTGTTGCACAAACCGGCGTTCCTGCAAATGTCGCCCGACGGCAGCGGCATCCACGGGCAGATCTATCGCGCCGCCCAAGGCGATTCCGGCAAGCGCCTGACGCGCTACGCCGTGACCCTGCGCCCGCAGCTGTCCTACCTGGCGCACCGCATCAACCAGCGCATCTTCCAGAACATCACCGTGCCGAAAATCATCGGCCAGGTGCTTGAAGAACACGGCATCCAGAGCAACGCCTACCAATTCCAGCTAGGGGCGGTTTATCCCGAGCGCGTGTACTGCGTTCAGTACGATGAATCGGACCTGCATTTCATCCAGCGCCTGTGCGAGGAAGAAGGTATCCACTACCACTTCCAGCACAGCGCCACGGGCCACAAACTGGTGTTTGGCGATGACCAGACGGTGTTCCCGAAACTCGCCCCCGTGGCCTACCAGCAAGACTCCGGCATGGTCGCCAACGACCCGGTGATCAAGCGCTTCGACCTGCGTCTGGAAACCCGCACCAGCCGTACCACGCGCCGCGACTACGACTTCGAGAAGCCGCGCCTCACCCTCGAAAGCGCCGCCCCCGGCGATGCCAAGCCAGACCTCGAAGACTACGACTACCCCGGCCGCTTCACCGACCGCGAGCGTGGCAAACACCTGGCCACCCGCGCCCTGGAACGCCACCGCAGCGACTTCCAACTGGCCGAAGGCAAAAGCGATCAGCCGCTGCTGGTCAGCGGGCACTTCCTGGCCCTCAAGCAGCACCCAAAAGCCAAATGGAACGACCTCTGGCTGCTCACCGAAATCCTCCACGAAGGCAAACAGCCGCAGGTCCTCGAAGAGTCGGTGACCAGCGACACCACGGCCCTCAAGGACGATTTCCACCAGGGTTACCGCAATCGCTTTCAGGCCACCCCGTGGGACGTACCCAACCGCCCGCCCCTGAACCACCCCAAGCCGCGCATCCTCGGCAGCCAGAGCGCCGTGGTCACCGGCCCCAAGGGTGAAGAGATCCACTGCGATCAGTACGGCCGCGTGAAGGTGCAGTTCCACTGGGACCGCGAAGGTCAGGCCGACGACAAGACCAGTTGCTGGCTGCGCGTCTCCTCGGCCTGGGCAGGCGCCCATTACGGCGGCATCGCCATCCCGCGTATCGGCATGGAAGTGCTGGTGACGTTCCTTGAAGGCGACCCCGACCAGCCACTGGTCAGCGGCTGCCTGTATCACAAGGAAAACACCGTCCCCTACGCCCTGCCGGCGAACAAGACCCGCAGCACCTTCAAGACCCTCAGCTCACCGGGCGGCGGCGGTTACAACGAACTGCGCATCGAAGACAAGAAAGGCCAGGAACAGATCTTCCTGCACGCCCAGCGCGACTGGGACGAGAACATCGAACACGACCAGAGAATCCGCGTCGGCAACGAACGCCATGACACCGTCGAAGCCAACAGCTACAGCGAGTTCAAGGTCGAGGAACACCACACCGTCCACACAGACCGCAAAGTCGAAACCCAGGCCAGCGACCACCTCACCGTGGGCGTGAACCAGCACATCAAACTCGGCACCAGCCAGTTCATCGACGCCGGCCAGGAAATCCACCTCAGCAGCGGCCTCAAAGTCGTCCTCGAAGCCGGCAGCGAAATGACCCTCGTCGGCGGCGGCAGCTTCGTCAAAATCGACGGCGGCGGCGTAACCCTGAGTGGCCCGGTGATCAACATGAACTCGGGCGGAAGCGCCGGGAACGGCACGGGGGCGGCGCCGTTGCTGCCGGGGCCGTTGAAGCAGGCGGATGCGGATAAGCCGGGGGCTCTTCTACAGCAGCGCTTGCGGGAGAATGTGCCAATTGTTGAGTTGTGCCAGAAACCCAAGGGCGGTACGCCGATGGAGTGTCCGTTGACGGATTGCCCATGCAGAAAAGCCCTGCTGGCAGGAGCAAAAGCGTGA
- a CDS encoding Hcp family type VI secretion system effector, whose translation MATPAYMSVTGEKQGLITAGAFTADSVGNTYQEGHEDQVMVQGFSHEVIIPRDPQSGQPTGQRVHKPVVITKVFDKASPLLLAALTSGERMTTIEIKWYRTSAAGTQEHYYTTKLEDAIIVDIKDYMHNCQDPSNSHFTHLEDVHFTYRKITWTHEVSGTSGSDDWRSPVAG comes from the coding sequence ATGGCAACACCAGCATATATGTCCGTCACCGGCGAAAAACAAGGCCTGATCACCGCCGGCGCCTTCACCGCAGACTCCGTTGGCAACACCTACCAGGAAGGTCACGAAGACCAGGTCATGGTTCAGGGTTTCAGCCACGAAGTCATCATCCCGCGTGACCCGCAATCCGGCCAACCCACCGGCCAACGCGTTCACAAACCCGTGGTTATCACCAAAGTCTTCGACAAGGCTTCCCCACTGTTGCTGGCTGCCCTGACGTCGGGCGAGCGCATGACCACTATCGAAATCAAGTGGTACCGCACCTCCGCTGCCGGCACCCAAGAGCACTACTACACCACCAAACTTGAAGACGCGATCATCGTGGACATCAAGGACTACATGCACAACTGCCAGGACCCATCGAACTCGCACTTCACCCACCTGGAAGACGTGCACTTCACCTACCGCAAAATCACCTGGACCCACGAAGTATCCGGTACTTCGGGTTCCGATGACTGGCGTTCCCCGGTCGCTGGCTAA
- a CDS encoding Hcp family type VI secretion system effector: MPTPAYLSITGTKQGLITAETFTQKSVGNIYQEGHEDQILVQAFQHQVIIPRDPQSGQPTGQRVHKPLMITKVFDKSSPLIFAALTSGERLENCHLAWYRTSVEGIQEHYFSIELVDALIVEVQSRMPNCQDPQMSHFTHLEDVYFTYRKIIWTHEISGTSGSDDWRVPISA; the protein is encoded by the coding sequence ATGCCAACACCCGCGTATCTCTCCATCACAGGCACCAAGCAAGGCCTGATCACCGCAGAAACATTCACCCAGAAATCTGTCGGCAACATCTATCAGGAAGGCCACGAAGACCAGATTCTGGTCCAGGCCTTCCAGCATCAGGTCATCATTCCCAGGGACCCGCAATCGGGCCAGCCAACCGGTCAGCGCGTACACAAGCCACTGATGATCACCAAAGTTTTCGACAAGTCTTCGCCGTTGATTTTTGCCGCGCTGACCTCTGGAGAGCGGTTGGAAAACTGCCACCTGGCCTGGTATCGAACCTCCGTTGAAGGCATTCAGGAGCACTACTTCAGCATTGAGCTGGTGGATGCGCTCATCGTCGAGGTTCAATCACGTATGCCGAACTGCCAGGACCCGCAGATGTCGCACTTCACTCACCTGGAAGATGTGTACTTCACCTACCGCAAAATCATCTGGACCCACGAAATATCCGGGACTTCCGGCTCTGACGACTGGCGTGTCCCGATCAGCGCCTAA
- a CDS encoding SLC13 family permease, with amino-acid sequence MSWDSLPLLFVAALLIWLLISFVREKWSADVVAAIAVAALLVTQILSPGEVLGVLSNSAPATIACMFVLSAALERTGCIDALGNWLGNLVGDKPLRVLGGLMITALVISAFLNNTPVVAILTPVAIALAKRANSSPSKLLIPLSYATVLGGMLTMIGTSTNILVDGVARKAGLAPFGMFEITPAALMFAAVGFIYLMLFSNRLLPDRDSLSKQLRPDLGRTFMSELLVPHDSPVIGKTLAEANLNGGSGLQVLKIFRDDQELSTPDHHTQLLSGDRLVLHGQVQDVVELRESGHLTFNRGEAFETISSHDVILAEAIVGRSSRYSHRPMRDLDLTARYGINVLAVHRQAENIQGNLDDLHLQFGDVMLVEGTPAQIRRFADNGDLISLNTVQERAYRRDKAPIALIATLAVMVLSAFEIMPIEGMALIAAVVVVATRCLDVEDAYKAVDWKILSLIFGMLAISIAMDKVGLIDLVVNKTMAAIPNPGPLLMLGFIYLLTTVLTEILSNNAVAVLLTPIAIGVAQQLGVDPRPFVVAVMFAASVSFATPIGYQTNTFVYNAGGYKFSDFMRIGIPLNILMMIVAMFVIPWFWPLV; translated from the coding sequence ATGTCCTGGGACTCGTTACCCCTGCTGTTCGTCGCTGCGTTGCTGATCTGGTTGCTGATTTCTTTCGTGCGCGAAAAATGGAGCGCCGACGTGGTGGCGGCGATTGCCGTTGCGGCGTTGCTGGTGACGCAGATCCTCAGCCCCGGCGAAGTGCTGGGTGTGCTGAGCAACTCGGCGCCGGCCACCATCGCCTGCATGTTCGTGCTGTCCGCTGCGCTGGAGCGCACCGGTTGCATCGATGCCCTGGGCAACTGGCTGGGCAACCTTGTCGGCGATAAACCGCTGCGGGTGCTCGGCGGCTTGATGATTACCGCGCTGGTGATTTCCGCGTTCCTCAACAACACCCCGGTGGTGGCGATTCTCACGCCCGTGGCGATTGCCCTGGCCAAACGCGCCAACAGCTCGCCCTCGAAACTCTTGATTCCGCTGTCCTACGCCACCGTGCTGGGCGGCATGCTGACGATGATCGGAACCTCGACCAACATTCTGGTGGACGGCGTGGCGCGCAAGGCCGGCCTGGCGCCGTTCGGCATGTTCGAGATCACCCCGGCGGCGTTGATGTTCGCCGCCGTCGGCTTCATCTACCTGATGCTCTTCAGCAATCGCCTGCTGCCGGACCGCGACAGCCTGTCCAAACAGCTGCGCCCGGACCTGGGCCGCACGTTCATGAGCGAGTTGCTGGTGCCCCACGACTCACCGGTGATCGGCAAGACCCTGGCCGAGGCCAACCTCAACGGTGGCAGTGGCCTGCAAGTGCTGAAGATCTTCCGTGACGATCAGGAACTCAGCACCCCGGACCACCACACCCAACTGTTGAGCGGTGACCGACTGGTGCTGCACGGACAAGTCCAGGACGTGGTCGAGCTGCGCGAAAGCGGTCACCTGACGTTCAATCGCGGTGAAGCCTTCGAAACCATCAGCAGCCACGACGTGATCCTCGCCGAGGCCATCGTCGGCCGCAGCTCGCGCTACAGCCACCGGCCGATGCGCGACCTCGACCTCACCGCACGCTACGGCATCAACGTGCTGGCGGTACACCGTCAGGCCGAAAACATTCAAGGCAACCTCGACGACCTGCACCTGCAGTTCGGCGACGTGATGCTGGTTGAAGGCACCCCGGCGCAAATCCGCCGCTTCGCCGACAACGGCGACCTGATCAGCCTGAACACCGTGCAGGAGCGCGCCTACCGCCGCGACAAGGCGCCGATTGCCTTGATCGCCACACTGGCCGTCATGGTCCTGTCTGCGTTTGAAATCATGCCCATCGAAGGCATGGCGCTGATCGCCGCCGTGGTGGTGGTCGCCACCCGCTGCCTGGACGTCGAAGACGCGTATAAAGCCGTGGACTGGAAAATCCTCAGCCTGATCTTCGGCATGCTGGCCATCAGTATCGCCATGGACAAGGTCGGCCTGATCGACCTGGTGGTGAACAAAACCATGGCCGCGATCCCAAATCCTGGGCCGTTGCTGATGCTCGGTTTCATTTACCTGCTGACCACGGTGCTCACCGAAATTCTCTCCAACAACGCCGTGGCCGTGCTGCTGACACCCATCGCCATCGGCGTCGCCCAGCAACTGGGCGTCGACCCTCGGCCCTTCGTGGTCGCGGTGATGTTCGCTGCCAGCGTCAGCTTCGCCACACCCATCGGCTACCAGACCAATACGTTTGTGTATAACGCGGGCGGCTACAAATTCAGCGACTTCATGCGCATCGGCATCCCGCTGAACATCCTGATGATGATCGTCGCGATGTTCGTGATTCCGTGGTTCTGGCCGCTGGTCTGA
- a CDS encoding type II toxin-antitoxin system HigB family toxin — protein sequence MRVITAKRIWEAKEKWPQSASALDEWYRRMKIYSPADFAQMKAMFAAVDKVESWHVFDVGGNKLRLIALVRYKVQKLYIRHVLDHHDYDKGKWKEDRR from the coding sequence ATGCGTGTGATCACTGCCAAACGGATCTGGGAGGCCAAGGAAAAATGGCCGCAATCAGCGAGTGCGCTGGATGAATGGTATCGACGGATGAAAATCTACAGCCCCGCTGATTTTGCGCAGATGAAGGCGATGTTTGCGGCGGTGGACAAGGTTGAGTCGTGGCATGTTTTCGATGTGGGCGGCAACAAGCTGCGACTGATCGCGCTGGTCCGCTACAAGGTTCAAAAGCTCTATATCCGGCATGTGCTGGATCATCACGACTATGACAAAGGCAAATGGAAAGAGGACCGCAGATGA
- a CDS encoding transcriptional regulator, giving the protein MSALIKQAVEHWQFISPLLHKPTNEADYDLLVKALDELLELVGEDESNPLMSLVDIIGDWIEAYDHEHRPMPVDALRYLMREHSLSQSDLPGVGAQSVVSEVLSGKRQLNLRQVRWLAERFGVSVETFI; this is encoded by the coding sequence ATGAGCGCACTCATAAAACAGGCTGTCGAGCATTGGCAGTTCATCTCGCCGTTGCTGCACAAGCCAACGAACGAGGCCGATTACGACCTGCTGGTCAAAGCGCTTGATGAACTGCTGGAGCTGGTGGGTGAAGATGAGTCCAACCCGCTCATGAGCCTGGTGGACATCATCGGCGACTGGATCGAGGCGTATGACCATGAACATCGGCCGATGCCCGTGGATGCACTGCGTTACCTGATGCGCGAACACAGCTTGAGCCAAAGCGACCTGCCGGGTGTTGGCGCGCAATCGGTGGTGTCGGAAGTTCTCAGCGGCAAGCGCCAGCTCAACCTGCGGCAAGTTCGCTGGTTGGCCGAGCGCTTTGGTGTCTCGGTGGAGACCTTTATCTGA
- the selO gene encoding protein adenylyltransferase SelO codes for MKALDELTFDNRFARLGDALSTHVLPEPIADPRLVVASPAAMALLDLDPAVAETPVFAELFGGHTLWAEAEPRAMVYSGHQFGSYNPQLGDGRGLLLGEVYNEAGEHWDLHLKGAGQTPYSRMGDGRAVLRSSIREFLASEALHALGIPTTRALCVIGSSTPVWREKQERAAMVLRLAPSHVRFGHFEYFYYTKRPEQQKALGEHVLAMHFPECLEQPEPYLAMFREIVERNAELIAKWQAYGFCHGVMNTDNMSILGITFDFGPFAFLDDFDAHFICNHSDDQGRYSFSNQVPIGQWNLSALAQALTPFISVDALRETLGLFLPLFQTHYLDLMRRRLGLTTAEDDDQALVETLLQLMQNSGVDYSLFFRRLGEEPVDVAVARLRDDFVDIKGFDAWAERYSARVSREGTIDQAQRRTRMHAVNPLYILRNYLAQKAIDAAESGDYSEVRRLHTVLSKPFEEQPGMDSYAERPPEWGKHLEISCSS; via the coding sequence TTGAAAGCCCTCGACGAACTGACCTTCGACAACCGCTTCGCCCGCCTGGGCGATGCGCTCTCAACCCACGTGCTGCCCGAACCCATCGCGGACCCTCGGCTGGTAGTCGCCAGCCCCGCCGCCATGGCGTTGCTGGACCTGGACCCGGCCGTCGCCGAAACGCCGGTGTTCGCCGAACTGTTCGGCGGCCACACGCTGTGGGCCGAAGCAGAACCGCGGGCGATGGTCTATTCCGGGCATCAGTTCGGCTCCTACAACCCGCAATTGGGCGACGGTCGCGGGCTGCTGCTGGGCGAGGTCTACAACGAGGCGGGCGAACACTGGGACTTGCACCTCAAGGGCGCCGGGCAAACACCTTACTCGCGCATGGGCGATGGCCGCGCGGTGCTGCGTTCGTCGATTCGCGAGTTTCTGGCCTCCGAAGCACTGCATGCCCTGGGTATCCCGACCACCCGCGCGCTGTGCGTGATCGGCTCCAGCACCCCGGTCTGGCGCGAGAAACAGGAGCGCGCGGCAATGGTCCTGCGCCTGGCGCCGAGCCATGTGCGCTTCGGGCATTTCGAATACTTCTACTACACCAAGCGCCCCGAACAACAGAAAGCCCTCGGCGAACACGTGCTGGCCATGCACTTCCCCGAGTGCCTGGAACAACCGGAACCGTACCTGGCCATGTTCCGCGAAATCGTCGAGCGCAACGCTGAACTGATCGCCAAATGGCAGGCCTATGGTTTCTGCCACGGCGTGATGAACACCGACAACATGTCGATCCTGGGCATCACCTTCGACTTCGGCCCGTTCGCCTTCCTCGACGACTTCGACGCCCACTTCATCTGCAATCATTCCGATGACCAGGGCCGCTACTCGTTCAGCAACCAAGTACCCATCGGCCAGTGGAACCTCAGCGCCCTGGCCCAGGCCCTGACGCCGTTCATCAGCGTCGATGCCTTGCGCGAAACCCTCGGCCTGTTCCTGCCGCTGTTCCAGACCCACTACCTGGACCTGATGCGTCGGCGCCTCGGCTTGACTACCGCCGAAGACGACGACCAGGCACTGGTCGAAACACTGCTGCAACTGATGCAAAACAGCGGCGTCGACTACAGCCTGTTCTTTCGTCGCCTCGGCGAAGAGCCGGTCGATGTGGCCGTGGCTCGCCTGCGCGACGACTTCGTCGACATCAAGGGTTTCGATGCCTGGGCCGAGCGCTACAGCGCCCGCGTCAGCCGCGAAGGCACCATCGACCAGGCACAGCGCCGCACGCGCATGCACGCAGTCAATCCGCTCTATATCCTGCGCAACTACCTGGCACAGAAAGCCATCGACGCCGCAGAAAGCGGTGACTATTCAGAAGTGCGTCGCCTGCACACCGTGTTGAGCAAGCCGTTCGAAGAACAGCCCGGCATGGACAGCTACGCCGAGCGCCCGCCTGAGTGGGGCAAGCATCTGGAGATCAGTTGTTCGTCGTAA